From Micromonospora carbonacea:
GTCGGGGGCGATCCGGGACGCCGGCACCGGGACGGTCTTCCGGTAGCCCGCGCGGCCGCCGGGGGCGGGTCGGGTCCACCGGGCCGACGGCGGCGGTGGACCCGGCCCGGCCTCACCGGCCGACGTACTCGCGCAGGTGGGTGGCGGTGCGCGTGTCCCCGTGCGCGACCAGGTCGGCCGGGGTGCCGGTGAACACGATCCGGCCGCCGTCGTGGCCGGCGCCCGGGCCGAGGTCGACGATCCAGTCCGCGTGCGCCATCACCGCCTGGTGGTGCTCGATGACGACCACGGTGTTGCCGGCGTCGACCAGCCGGTCCAGCAGGGCCAGCAGCCTGTCGACGTCGGCCAGGTGCAGGCCGGTGGTGGGCTCGTCCAACACGTAGGTGTGCGCCTTCTCACCCATGTGGATGGCCAGCTTGAGCCGCTGCCGCTCGCCCCCGGAGAGGGTGGTCAGCGGCTGGCCGAGACCGAGGTAGCCCAGGCCCACGTCGGCCAGGCGGTCCAGCACCGCGCGGGCCGGCCCGCTCGGGAAGAAGCCCTGCGCCTCGGTCACCGACATGCCGAGCACCTCGCTGATGTTCTTGCCCCGCAGCGTGTACGCGAGCACCTGCGGGGTGAACCGGCGGCCCTCGCACTCCTCGCACACCGAGGCGACGCCGGCCATCATCGCGAGGTCGGTGTAGACGACGCCGATGCCCCGGCACTTCGGGCAGGCCCCCTCGGAGTTGGCGCTGAACAGCGCCGGCCGGACCTTGTTGGCCCTGGCGAAGGCGGCCCGGACCGGGTCGAGCAGGCCGGTGTAGGTGGCCGGGTTGCTGCGCCGGGAGCCGCGGATGGGGGACTGGTCGACGACGACCACCCCCTCCCGGCGGGGCAGGCAGCCGTGGATCAGCGAACTCTTGCCGGAGCCGGCCACGCCGGTGACGACGGTCAGCACGCCCAGCGGCACGTCGACGTCGACGCTGCGCAGGTTGTGCAGGTCGGCGCCGCGGATCGGCAGGTGGCCGGTGGGCGTGCGGACCCGGTCCCGCAGTCGCGCCCGGTGGTCCAGGTGCCGGCCGGTCAGGCAGTCGGCGCGGCGCAGCCCGGCGACGTCTCCGGCGTAGCAGATCCGGCCGCCGTCCGGGCCGGCCCCCGGGCCGAGGTCGACCACGTGGTCGGCGATCGCGATCGTCTCCGGCTTGTGCTCCACGACCAGCACCGTGTTGCCCTTGTCCCGCAGGCGCAGCAGCAGGCCGTTCATCCGGGCGATGTCGTGCGGGTGCAGCCCGACCGTCGGCTCGTCGAAGACGTACGTGACGTCGGTGAGGCTGGAGCCGAGGTGTCGGACCATCTTGACCCGTTGGGCCTCCCCGCCGGAGAGGCTGCCCGACTCACGGTCGAGGCTGAGGTAACCCAGGCCGATCTCGACCAGCGAGTCGAGCAGCTCCCGCAGGTTGGCCACCAGCGGGGCCACCGACGGGTCGTCGATGCCGCGCACGAACGCGGCGAGGTCGCTGATCTGCATCGCGCTGCACTCGGCGATGTTGCGGCCGGCGATCCGCGCGGACAGGGCGGCCCGGTTGAGCCGGGCACCGGCGCAGTCGCCGCAGGTCGCGAACGTGACCGCCCGCTCGACGAACGCCTTGATGTGCGGCTGCGTCGGCTCCTTGTCCTTGCTCAGGTAGAGCCGGCGGACCTTCACCGCCAGGCCCTCGTACGTGATGGTGTGGTTGCCGACCTTCATCTTGGTGGCCGGCTTGTGCAGGAAGTCCCGCCACTGCTGCGCGGTGAAGTCCTGGAGCTTGACGTCGGGGTCGAACAGGCCGGAGCCGACGATGCTCTGCCAGTACCAGGAGTCGACCGCGAAGTTCGGCACGGTGATCGCCCCGTCGTTGAGCGAGCGCTCGACGTCGACGAGCTGGTCGACGTCGAGGTCGGAGACCC
This genomic window contains:
- a CDS encoding ATP-binding cassette domain-containing protein, producing the protein MTQPARSIADSHDMIEVRGARENNLASVSVDVPKRRLTVFTGVSGSGKSSLVFGTIAAESQRMINETYSAFLQSFMPSLSRPDVDSLRNLSAAIVVDQERMGANSRSTVGTATDAYAMLRIVFSRLGQPHVGPAGAFSFNLAEGMCPTCEGLGRVSDLDVDQLVDVERSLNDGAITVPNFAVDSWYWQSIVGSGLFDPDVKLQDFTAQQWRDFLHKPATKMKVGNHTITYEGLAVKVRRLYLSKDKEPTQPHIKAFVERAVTFATCGDCAGARLNRAALSARIAGRNIAECSAMQISDLAAFVRGIDDPSVAPLVANLRELLDSLVEIGLGYLSLDRESGSLSGGEAQRVKMVRHLGSSLTDVTYVFDEPTVGLHPHDIARMNGLLLRLRDKGNTVLVVEHKPETIAIADHVVDLGPGAGPDGGRICYAGDVAGLRRADCLTGRHLDHRARLRDRVRTPTGHLPIRGADLHNLRSVDVDVPLGVLTVVTGVAGSGKSSLIHGCLPRREGVVVVDQSPIRGSRRSNPATYTGLLDPVRAAFARANKVRPALFSANSEGACPKCRGIGVVYTDLAMMAGVASVCEECEGRRFTPQVLAYTLRGKNISEVLGMSVTEAQGFFPSGPARAVLDRLADVGLGYLGLGQPLTTLSGGERQRLKLAIHMGEKAHTYVLDEPTTGLHLADVDRLLALLDRLVDAGNTVVVIEHHQAVMAHADWIVDLGPGAGHDGGRIVFTGTPADLVAHGDTRTATHLREYVGR